The Eubacteriaceae bacterium Marseille-Q4139 genome has a window encoding:
- a CDS encoding HAD family phosphatase — protein MIKLIVSDIDGTLTKDGGNKLNPELFSVIMKLKEKGIHFAAVSGRQAASLETLFEPIRDQIFYVGDNGAYVGCYGRNLFLTEIRRKTAVDFIKDIREAGLEVMLGGAEYVYVDSKNEEYVRWLMEGYQFKMRRVRDVRWVKGPIIKVSACCMDGIGNKADGLMKKYRRRLKLTPSGSQWVDGMHLSVSKGNAVKLLQESLFIRPEETMAFGDQLNDVEMLKQAYYSYAVENARPEVKETARFLADSNEDDGVLKVLRLLL, from the coding sequence ATGATTAAGTTAATTGTGTCGGACATCGACGGGACGCTGACGAAGGACGGCGGGAACAAGCTGAACCCGGAGCTGTTTTCGGTAATTATGAAGTTAAAGGAAAAAGGGATCCATTTTGCGGCGGTCAGCGGCAGGCAGGCGGCGAGCCTGGAAACCTTGTTTGAACCTATCCGCGACCAGATTTTTTATGTGGGCGACAACGGCGCTTACGTGGGCTGTTATGGGCGGAACCTGTTTTTGACGGAAATCCGGCGGAAGACGGCCGTGGATTTTATCAAAGACATCCGCGAGGCCGGGCTGGAGGTCATGCTTGGCGGCGCCGAATATGTCTATGTGGATTCCAAAAATGAAGAGTATGTCCGGTGGCTCATGGAGGGGTACCAGTTTAAGATGAGGCGCGTGCGGGACGTCAGGTGGGTGAAAGGGCCGATCATCAAGGTTTCCGCCTGCTGTATGGACGGGATTGGAAACAAGGCGGATGGGCTCATGAAAAAGTACAGAAGGCGCCTTAAGCTGACGCCGTCCGGAAGCCAGTGGGTCGACGGCATGCACTTAAGCGTCAGCAAGGGAAACGCCGTGAAGCTTCTCCAGGAGAGCCTGTTTATCCGCCCGGAGGAGACCATGGCCTTCGGCGACCAGTTAAACGATGTGGAGATGCTAAAGCAGGCGTATTACAGCTATGCCGTGGAGAATGCCAGACCGGAGGTGAAAGAGACCGCCAGGTTTCTGGCAGATTCCAATGAGGATGACGGGGTTTTAAAGGTGCTGCGTCTCCTTTTGTAG
- a CDS encoding IS3 family transposase, whose amino-acid sequence MRGNRKEAGLSLIRHEHIYQAVKEEQKEHDYPIQALCKIGGVSRAAYYKWLNHEMSENEQENRKIAELIEKIHIESPDKGYRRIRDELERYHDIDVNDKRVLRICRKLGIKSTIKYANDSCTRQAANPQYIAENILNREFTAEAPNEKWLTDVTEFHYYIGNEKHKVYLSAILDLYDRRIVSYRIGDSNSNALVFDTFDDAVKDNPDAHPMFHSDRGFQYTNRAFHAKLEAAGMMQSMSRVAKCIDNGPMEGFWGILKRERYYGKRFMDRESLVVMIEKYINYYNNRRLQRKLGIVTPMEKHEKYLQAA is encoded by the coding sequence ATTAGAGGAAATCGAAAGGAGGCGGGGCTGAGCCTGATCCGCCACGAGCATATCTATCAGGCTGTCAAAGAAGAACAGAAAGAACACGATTATCCGATACAGGCGCTTTGTAAGATTGGCGGTGTTTCAAGGGCGGCTTATTACAAATGGCTGAACCATGAAATGTCAGAGAATGAACAGGAAAACCGAAAAATTGCGGAACTGATAGAAAAAATCCACATAGAATCACCTGATAAGGGTTATCGCAGAATCCGTGATGAGTTGGAGCGTTACCATGACATTGATGTAAATGATAAACGTGTTTTGCGCATCTGCCGGAAACTTGGTATCAAATCCACCATTAAATATGCAAACGATAGCTGTACAAGACAGGCTGCAAATCCACAGTACATAGCCGAAAATATCCTGAATCGTGAATTTACGGCAGAAGCTCCGAATGAAAAGTGGTTGACCGATGTAACGGAATTTCATTACTATATCGGAAATGAAAAGCACAAGGTATATTTAAGTGCAATTCTTGACCTGTATGACCGAAGAATCGTATCCTACCGTATTGGAGACAGTAATAGTAATGCATTAGTGTTTGATACCTTTGATGATGCAGTCAAAGATAATCCTGATGCACATCCGATGTTTCACAGTGACAGAGGCTTTCAATACACCAATAGAGCCTTTCATGCAAAACTTGAAGCAGCAGGGATGATGCAGAGCATGTCCAGAGTAGCAAAGTGTATCGATAATGGACCAATGGAAGGATTCTGGGGAATTCTAAAACGGGAGCGTTATTATGGTAAACGATTTATGGACAGAGAATCACTGGTGGTCATGATAGAGAAATATATCAATTACTATAACAACAGACGTTTGCAGAGGAAGCTTGGTATAGTAACACCAATGGAGAAACACGAAAAATATTTACAGGCAGCGTAA
- a CDS encoding M3 family oligoendopeptidase produces the protein MKKFSELEYVRPDMEKAGEAVKACVKAMKTAASYAEFRDAYMEYVKLDTELATAKSIAHIRNTVNLMDEYYEKEMAYFNAEMPKYQLLVKEMGTVILESPFKKDMEAEFGRILIQNLEAGQLLSCEAVVEDKVREADLASLYSKTVAAASADFHGEKLNTYGLLKHMQSTDRTERREAFLAWAGLFESIAPEIDRIYDGLVKLRAGMAEKLGFENFVPMGYLARRRYDYTAKELSVFRKQVREVIVPACEALFERQREALGLDKLHYYDESVGSPEGNPVPVGGRDYLVAQAQKMYRELSPESGEFFDFMVQYDLFDLEAKKGKRVGGYCTTLPLYHAPFIFSNFNGTEADVNVLTHEAGHAFAGFTAAKFQKIPELCHSTSEINEIHSMGMELWTYPWMELFFGEQADQYRREHLADALKKIPYMVCVDEYQHRVYEKPDMTAMERRKVWRELEKVYMPWRDYDGNEFLENGGFWMQKQHIFLYPFYYVDYAMAQIGAFEFYTKMKENRTAAWEDYYNLCKAGGSKGYFELLAEAKLHNVLEEGAVREALAGVLAELGV, from the coding sequence ATGAAAAAGTTTTCAGAACTTGAATATGTGAGACCGGACATGGAAAAGGCCGGGGAGGCGGTGAAGGCGTGTGTGAAGGCCATGAAAACGGCCGCCTCATATGCGGAATTCAGGGATGCCTACATGGAGTATGTGAAGCTGGACACGGAGCTTGCAACGGCAAAAAGCATCGCCCATATCCGGAACACGGTCAATTTGATGGACGAATATTATGAAAAGGAAATGGCATATTTTAACGCTGAAATGCCGAAATATCAGCTTCTTGTGAAGGAAATGGGGACGGTGATCCTTGAATCGCCCTTTAAGAAGGACATGGAGGCGGAGTTTGGCAGGATCCTGATTCAGAATTTGGAGGCCGGCCAGCTTCTTTCCTGCGAGGCTGTTGTGGAGGACAAGGTGAGGGAGGCCGATCTGGCGTCTCTGTATTCCAAAACCGTGGCCGCGGCATCAGCGGATTTTCATGGCGAAAAGTTAAACACCTACGGGCTTTTAAAGCATATGCAGAGCACCGACCGAACGGAGCGCCGGGAGGCGTTTTTGGCATGGGCCGGGCTTTTTGAGAGCATCGCGCCGGAGATCGACCGGATTTATGACGGCCTTGTGAAGCTGCGTGCCGGCATGGCAGAAAAGCTGGGCTTTGAGAATTTTGTCCCCATGGGCTATCTGGCACGCCGCCGCTATGACTATACGGCAAAGGAGCTTTCTGTCTTTCGGAAGCAGGTGAGGGAGGTCATCGTCCCGGCCTGCGAAGCGCTTTTTGAGCGGCAGCGGGAGGCTCTCGGCCTTGATAAGCTCCATTACTATGACGAATCCGTCGGGAGCCCCGAGGGGAATCCTGTGCCGGTGGGCGGCAGGGATTACCTTGTGGCCCAGGCGCAGAAGATGTATCGGGAGCTTTCGCCGGAGAGCGGGGAATTTTTTGATTTCATGGTACAATACGATTTGTTTGATTTGGAGGCAAAAAAGGGAAAACGTGTCGGCGGCTACTGCACGACTCTGCCGCTTTACCATGCGCCGTTCATTTTCTCCAATTTCAACGGCACCGAGGCCGATGTGAACGTGCTGACCCATGAGGCCGGCCATGCGTTTGCCGGGTTTACGGCCGCGAAGTTCCAGAAAATCCCGGAGCTCTGCCACAGCACCAGCGAAATCAACGAGATTCACTCCATGGGCATGGAGCTTTGGACGTATCCGTGGATGGAGCTGTTTTTCGGGGAGCAGGCAGATCAGTACCGAAGGGAGCATCTGGCGGATGCTTTAAAGAAGATACCGTATATGGTATGTGTGGATGAATACCAGCACCGGGTGTATGAGAAGCCGGACATGACGGCCATGGAGAGGCGGAAAGTCTGGAGAGAGCTTGAGAAAGTCTATATGCCGTGGCGGGATTACGACGGCAACGAATTCTTGGAGAACGGCGGCTTCTGGATGCAGAAACAGCATATTTTCCTGTATCCGTTCTATTATGTGGACTATGCCATGGCGCAGATCGGAGCTTTTGAGTTCTATACGAAGATGAAAGAGAACCGGACGGCGGCATGGGAGGATTATTATAACCTCTGCAAGGCCGGCGGATCGAAGGGGTATTTTGAGCTGCTTGCGGAGGCGAAGCTCCATAATGTGCTGGAAGAGGGCGCTGTGAGGGAGGCGCTTGCGGGAGTGTTGGCGGAGTTGGGGGTGTAA
- a CDS encoding M18 family aminopeptidase, with the protein MKDAKKAIRSLEDLLQAGVSPYHAIEKSVERLSAQGFEELKAHKAWEIKPGKSYYVNLYGSSLLAFTVGGNVKKGGSAPKIRMAASHTDWPCLRVKPTPEMAKGGYGLLNVEAYGGQILQTWFDRPLSMAGRVCLRGKDAFHPEEKLVDFKRPLLMVPNLANHIKRDNEKYVEPNKQIDMLPVLTILTEKLNKDSFFLDLLAKELDAKKEEILDYEFYLYNWEKGTLWGMNEEFYSAPRLDNLTSVEACLTGLLTAAQSGKNDDTISLIALYDNEEVGSRTKQGAASTAADRLMEKLFLSLGFDREQYLSAMFKSFLLSMDVGHAYHPSKPDNYDPKNHTLLNDGVVIKMSSTQSYATDATAVSVIEELCKKDGIPYKKFSNRSDIRGGSTLGSISSCQLAVKAVDAGVGLWAMHSTMETMGAEDQHALNSLVKAFFEN; encoded by the coding sequence ATGAAAGATGCCAAAAAAGCCATCCGTTCCCTGGAAGACCTTCTCCAGGCCGGAGTCTCCCCCTACCATGCCATCGAAAAGAGCGTGGAGCGCCTCTCTGCTCAGGGCTTTGAGGAGCTGAAGGCCCATAAAGCATGGGAGATCAAACCGGGAAAATCATATTATGTCAATCTCTACGGTTCCAGCCTTCTTGCCTTTACCGTCGGCGGAAACGTAAAAAAAGGCGGCAGCGCGCCAAAAATCCGCATGGCTGCCTCTCACACCGACTGGCCCTGCCTTCGTGTAAAGCCCACACCGGAAATGGCAAAGGGCGGCTACGGGCTCTTAAACGTGGAAGCCTACGGCGGCCAGATCCTTCAGACCTGGTTTGACCGGCCCCTTTCCATGGCTGGCCGTGTCTGCCTGCGCGGAAAGGATGCCTTCCATCCGGAAGAAAAGCTGGTGGATTTCAAACGCCCGCTTTTAATGGTTCCTAACCTGGCAAACCACATCAAGCGCGACAATGAAAAATATGTGGAACCCAACAAGCAGATTGACATGCTGCCCGTACTTACAATCCTCACGGAAAAGCTGAATAAAGACAGCTTCTTCCTGGATCTTCTGGCGAAAGAGCTGGATGCGAAAAAGGAAGAGATCCTGGATTATGAGTTCTATCTCTACAACTGGGAGAAAGGCACGCTCTGGGGCATGAACGAAGAATTCTACTCCGCTCCGCGTCTCGACAACCTGACTTCTGTTGAGGCATGCCTGACAGGCCTGCTCACAGCAGCTCAGAGCGGAAAGAACGATGACACCATCTCCTTAATCGCCCTCTACGACAACGAGGAAGTCGGAAGCCGCACGAAGCAGGGCGCAGCCTCCACCGCCGCCGACCGGCTCATGGAGAAGCTCTTCCTCTCCCTTGGCTTCGACAGGGAACAGTATTTAAGCGCCATGTTTAAGAGCTTCCTTCTGTCCATGGACGTGGGACATGCCTACCATCCGTCCAAGCCGGACAATTACGACCCGAAGAACCACACGCTCTTAAACGACGGCGTCGTCATCAAGATGTCCTCGACCCAGTCCTACGCCACCGACGCTACGGCCGTCAGCGTGATCGAAGAACTCTGCAAAAAGGACGGCATTCCGTATAAGAAATTCTCCAACCGTTCCGACATCCGCGGCGGTTCCACGCTGGGCAGCATCTCGTCCTGCCAGTTAGCCGTAAAAGCCGTCGACGCCGGCGTCGGACTCTGGGCCATGCACTCCACCATGGAAACCATGGGTGCAGAAGACCAGCATGCCCTCAACAGCCTTGTAAAGGCCTTCTTTGAGAATTAA
- a CDS encoding glycine--tRNA ligase: MEKTMEKIVALAKSRGFVYPGSEIYGGLANTWDYGNLGVELKNNVKRAWWKKFIQESPYNVGVDCAILMNSQTWVASGHLGGFSDPLMDCRSCKERFRADKLIEDYMEEHGITAEGSVDGWSQEQMKQYIDDNNICCPSCGKHDFTDIRQFNLMFKTFQGVTEDAKNTVYLRPETAQGIFVNFKNVQRTSRKKVPFGIGQIGKSFRNEITPGNFTFRTREFEQMELEFFCKPGTDLEWFAYWKKFCIDWLHDLGIKDEELRARDHSPEELCFYSKATTDLEFLFPFGWGELWGIADRTDYDLTQHQNVSGQDMSYFDDEVNEKYIPYVIEPSLGADRVTLAFLCSAYDEEEIGEGDVRTVLHFHPAIAPVKIGVLPLSKKLNEGAEKVYAELCKYYNCEFDDRGNIGKRYRRQDEIGTPFCVTYDFDSEEDGAVTVRDRDSMEQVRIPISELKAYFDEKLAF, translated from the coding sequence ATGGAAAAGACAATGGAAAAAATCGTGGCGTTAGCCAAATCCAGAGGGTTCGTGTACCCGGGTTCTGAGATTTACGGCGGCCTTGCCAATACATGGGATTACGGAAATCTCGGCGTGGAGCTCAAGAACAACGTAAAGCGCGCATGGTGGAAGAAATTCATCCAGGAGAGCCCCTACAACGTCGGCGTTGACTGTGCGATTCTCATGAATTCCCAGACATGGGTGGCCTCCGGCCATCTCGGCGGCTTCTCCGACCCGCTTATGGACTGCCGTTCCTGTAAAGAGCGGTTCCGCGCCGATAAGTTAATCGAGGATTATATGGAGGAGCATGGCATCACGGCAGAGGGCTCCGTGGACGGCTGGAGCCAGGAGCAGATGAAGCAGTACATCGACGACAACAACATCTGCTGCCCGAGCTGCGGAAAGCATGATTTCACCGATATCCGTCAGTTTAACCTGATGTTTAAGACCTTCCAGGGCGTGACCGAGGACGCGAAGAACACCGTATATCTGCGCCCGGAGACGGCCCAGGGTATTTTCGTAAACTTTAAGAATGTCCAGAGGACGTCGAGGAAGAAGGTGCCCTTCGGCATCGGCCAGATCGGAAAGTCCTTTAGAAACGAGATTACGCCGGGCAACTTTACCTTCCGTACCAGAGAGTTTGAGCAGATGGAGTTAGAGTTCTTCTGCAAGCCGGGAACGGATCTGGAGTGGTTCGCTTACTGGAAGAAGTTCTGTATCGACTGGCTTCATGACCTGGGAATCAAGGACGAGGAGCTTCGCGCCCGCGACCATTCCCCGGAGGAGCTGTGCTTTTACAGCAAGGCTACGACAGATCTGGAATTCCTGTTCCCGTTCGGATGGGGCGAGCTCTGGGGCATCGCAGACCGTACCGACTACGACCTGACGCAGCACCAGAACGTGTCCGGCCAGGATATGTCCTACTTTGACGACGAGGTCAATGAAAAATACATTCCGTATGTAATCGAGCCGTCTCTCGGCGCAGACCGTGTGACGCTTGCGTTCCTCTGCTCGGCTTACGACGAGGAGGAGATCGGCGAGGGCGACGTGAGAACCGTCCTTCACTTCCATCCGGCCATCGCGCCTGTGAAAATCGGCGTGCTGCCGCTTTCCAAGAAGCTCAACGAGGGTGCGGAGAAGGTGTATGCAGAGCTCTGCAAGTATTACAACTGTGAGTTTGACGACAGAGGAAACATCGGAAAGCGTTACAGAAGACAGGATGAGATCGGTACGCCGTTCTGCGTGACGTATGACTTCGATTCCGAGGAGGACGGAGCCGTTACGGTCCGCGACCGCGACAGTATGGAGCAGGTGCGGATCCCGATTTCGGAGCTGAAAGCATACTTTGACGAGAAGCTTGCATTCTAA
- the recO gene encoding DNA repair protein RecO, whose protein sequence is MREQVSAAGMVLKASPVGEYDRRLVILTREFGKITAFARGARRPGNSLMAVSNPFVFGKFLLYEGRDAYTLAGAEVKNYFIEIAGDVEAACYGSYFLEFADYYGREGIEAEETLKLLYQSMRALLNEKLPNRLVKAVFELKLMEINGEYFEELSGNLDPSTRYAWEFVLASPVEKLYTFALSDQVLLEFSRCVEENKRRFVDKTFHSLDILQVLVDN, encoded by the coding sequence ATGAGGGAACAGGTAAGCGCCGCCGGCATGGTTTTAAAGGCATCGCCGGTGGGGGAATATGACAGGCGGCTTGTGATCCTGACGCGGGAATTCGGGAAGATCACGGCTTTTGCCAGAGGGGCCAGGCGGCCGGGGAACAGCCTGATGGCCGTCTCGAACCCGTTTGTGTTCGGGAAGTTCCTGCTCTATGAGGGGCGCGACGCCTACACGCTTGCCGGCGCGGAGGTGAAGAATTACTTCATCGAGATTGCCGGGGACGTGGAGGCGGCCTGCTATGGCTCGTATTTCCTGGAGTTTGCCGATTACTACGGCAGGGAGGGGATCGAGGCGGAGGAGACCTTAAAGCTCCTTTACCAGTCCATGCGGGCGCTTTTAAATGAAAAGCTCCCGAACCGGCTGGTGAAGGCGGTGTTTGAGCTAAAGCTCATGGAGATCAACGGCGAGTATTTTGAGGAGCTGTCCGGGAACCTGGATCCGTCTACGCGGTACGCCTGGGAGTTTGTTCTGGCGTCGCCGGTGGAAAAGCTCTATACGTTTGCCCTCTCCGACCAGGTGCTTTTGGAGTTTTCCAGGTGTGTGGAGGAAAATAAGCGGAGATTTGTTGATAAAACCTTCCATTCCCTTGACATTTTGCAGGTTCTTGTGGATAATTAG
- the era gene encoding GTPase Era: MKQKYKSGFVTLIGRPNVGKSTLMNHLIGQKIAITSEKPQTTRNRIQTVYTDEKGQIIFLDTPGIHKAKNKLGEYMVSVAEHTLKEVDVILWLVEPGTYIGAGEQQILKILSRVKTPVFLVINKIDTVKKEDIIKAIEAYKDVYRFAEIIPVSAMKKTNTDTLIHTIFQYLPEGPQYYDEDTVTDQPMRQIAAELIREKALRLLSDEIPHGIAVVIEKMSERDNGIFDIEATIVCERDSHKGIIIGKGGAMLKKIGTAARIEIENLMDAKVNLKLWVKVRKEWRDSELYIKNYGYDKRDI, from the coding sequence ATGAAGCAGAAATATAAATCCGGCTTTGTGACGTTAATCGGCCGGCCCAACGTGGGGAAGTCCACGTTAATGAACCACCTGATCGGGCAGAAAATCGCCATCACGTCGGAAAAGCCCCAGACCACCAGGAACCGGATCCAGACGGTTTACACCGATGAAAAGGGACAGATCATTTTCTTGGACACGCCGGGCATCCACAAGGCGAAAAACAAGCTGGGCGAGTACATGGTGAGCGTGGCCGAGCATACGCTTAAAGAGGTGGACGTGATTTTATGGCTGGTGGAGCCGGGAACCTATATCGGCGCCGGCGAACAGCAGATTTTAAAGATTTTATCGCGGGTGAAGACGCCGGTTTTCCTTGTCATCAACAAGATTGACACGGTAAAGAAGGAAGACATTATTAAGGCCATCGAGGCCTATAAGGATGTGTACCGGTTCGCTGAAATCATCCCGGTTTCGGCCATGAAAAAGACAAATACGGACACCTTGATCCACACGATTTTCCAGTACCTGCCGGAAGGGCCGCAGTATTACGACGAGGACACGGTGACGGACCAGCCCATGCGCCAGATTGCCGCGGAGTTAATCAGGGAGAAGGCGCTTAGGCTTTTGTCGGATGAGATCCCCCACGGCATCGCCGTCGTCATTGAGAAGATGTCCGAGCGGGACAACGGGATTTTTGACATCGAGGCCACCATTGTCTGCGAGCGGGATTCCCACAAGGGCATCATCATCGGAAAGGGCGGCGCCATGTTGAAGAAGATCGGCACGGCCGCCAGGATTGAGATTGAGAACCTGATGGATGCGAAGGTGAACTTAAAGCTCTGGGTCAAGGTTCGGAAGGAATGGCGGGACAGCGAGTTATATATCAAGAATTATGGCTACGACAAGAGGGACATCTGA
- the maf gene encoding septum formation protein Maf, translated as MKIERIVLASASPRRKELLLQIGLVPEVVPSHVEERVTTDVPAQAVEELSRQKAEDVAAGCGAGTLVIGSDTVVAADGKILGKPASHEEAYEMVKSLAGRKHQVYTGVTMILKGESGEHGVTFSDETEVEVVPMTEAELREYAESEEPMDKAGAYAVQGFFARYIRCLHGSYANVMGLPVCRVWEEYRRLSEEAEYD; from the coding sequence GTGAAAATTGAGAGAATTGTCCTGGCTTCGGCGTCGCCGCGGAGAAAGGAGCTGCTTTTGCAGATCGGTCTTGTGCCGGAGGTGGTTCCGAGCCATGTGGAGGAACGTGTGACAACCGACGTGCCGGCGCAGGCGGTGGAGGAGCTTTCCAGACAGAAGGCCGAGGATGTGGCTGCCGGCTGCGGGGCAGGAACCCTTGTGATCGGGTCGGATACGGTGGTGGCTGCCGACGGAAAAATTCTTGGGAAGCCGGCGAGCCACGAGGAGGCTTATGAGATGGTAAAAAGCCTGGCCGGCAGGAAGCACCAGGTCTATACCGGCGTCACCATGATTCTTAAAGGGGAGTCCGGGGAACACGGCGTGACGTTTTCCGATGAAACCGAGGTGGAGGTGGTGCCCATGACCGAGGCAGAGCTTCGGGAGTATGCGGAGTCCGAGGAACCCATGGACAAGGCCGGGGCTTATGCGGTGCAGGGATTTTTTGCCAGATACATAAGGTGCCTTCACGGTTCCTATGCCAATGTGATGGGACTTCCCGTGTGCCGTGTATGGGAGGAGTACCGGCGGCTTTCTGAGGAGGCGGAGTATGATTAA
- a CDS encoding transposase: MRKYSAEDKLRMVKLILEAKHSITSVSTGEGIHPTTLEEWIRNYQSMGSETFYNKGWTKRTSAEKEIAVQEYLSGLGSLRDICKKYKISSTRTLRQWIALYNGHKELKASRTGGCSLMTKGRKTTFEERVEIASYCISHGHNYAETSENFKVSYQQARNYTIKYETGGVPALQDNRGKRKSEDSLTEVEKLQAELKLEKAKRQRAEMELSFLKKLEEIERRRG, translated from the coding sequence ATGCGTAAATATTCTGCTGAAGATAAATTACGAATGGTAAAGCTTATTTTGGAAGCTAAACATAGTATTACATCTGTATCAACAGGCGAAGGAATTCATCCTACTACTTTAGAAGAATGGATTCGTAATTATCAGTCTATGGGTTCAGAAACCTTTTACAACAAAGGATGGACCAAAAGAACTTCTGCCGAGAAAGAGATTGCCGTACAAGAGTATCTTTCTGGTCTTGGTTCACTACGTGATATTTGTAAAAAATATAAAATTTCCAGTACTCGTACACTCAGGCAATGGATTGCGCTGTATAATGGTCATAAGGAACTGAAGGCTTCCAGAACAGGAGGATGTAGTCTTATGACCAAAGGAAGAAAAACAACGTTTGAAGAAAGAGTGGAAATTGCATCCTACTGCATTTCCCATGGCCATAACTATGCTGAAACATCAGAAAACTTTAAGGTGTCCTATCAGCAGGCACGAAATTACACTATCAAATACGAAACAGGCGGAGTTCCTGCATTACAGGATAACCGCGGCAAAAGAAAATCGGAAGATTCTCTTACAGAGGTGGAAAAGCTTCAAGCGGAGTTGAAACTGGAAAAAGCCAAACGGCAACGTGCAGAAATGGAGTTATCATTCTTAAAAAAATTAGAGGAAATCGAAAGGAGGCGGGGCTGA
- a CDS encoding peptidyl-prolyl cis-trans isomerase, which translates to MGRWTKLGKAAAAFLAAAVLCGCQAEVPLFSGSKGEKEYGRAEAMAIVTTERHRYEELYTDQIWHVTVDNRGTTFEASLLDQIHDFMRELKIMSLMAKEQEIRLSGQEEELVSEAASRYMETLGEPAAEELGLDETAMKGLFSDYWLAEKLAEHLTGSMDLEVSDSEARVITVSQIVLEDAETAANVLSQVQAEGADFYAIAKETSVSEEIKVQLGRGEAGSAYEEAAFGLEAGEISDVVAGDGQFYIIRCENDYDEEATRLHKETMIQDRKDQAFYAAYQAFKAGVTLTEEPETWEGITISQSPATPADFFEVFEEICEGGEMGS; encoded by the coding sequence ATGGGAAGATGGACGAAACTTGGGAAGGCGGCAGCAGCATTTCTGGCCGCCGCGGTTCTTTGCGGCTGTCAGGCGGAGGTGCCGTTATTTTCCGGCAGCAAGGGGGAAAAGGAGTACGGGAGAGCGGAGGCCATGGCCATTGTGACGACGGAGCGGCACCGGTATGAGGAGCTTTACACGGATCAGATCTGGCATGTGACGGTGGACAACCGTGGGACGACCTTTGAGGCCTCTCTTCTGGATCAGATCCATGATTTCATGCGGGAGTTAAAAATCATGAGCCTGATGGCCAAGGAGCAGGAAATCCGTTTGTCGGGGCAGGAGGAAGAGCTGGTGAGCGAGGCAGCTTCCCGGTACATGGAGACGCTTGGCGAGCCGGCGGCGGAGGAGCTTGGCCTCGATGAGACAGCCATGAAAGGTCTGTTTTCCGATTATTGGCTGGCAGAGAAGCTGGCGGAACATCTGACTGGGAGCATGGATCTGGAGGTCAGCGACAGCGAGGCCAGGGTCATTACCGTATCCCAGATTGTGTTAGAGGACGCGGAGACGGCGGCCAATGTGCTTTCCCAGGTGCAGGCCGAGGGCGCAGACTTTTATGCCATCGCAAAGGAAACTTCTGTAAGTGAGGAAATCAAGGTGCAGCTTGGCCGCGGCGAGGCGGGAAGCGCCTATGAGGAAGCGGCTTTCGGGCTGGAGGCCGGGGAAATCAGCGATGTGGTGGCCGGGGACGGGCAGTTTTACATTATCCGGTGCGAAAACGACTACGACGAGGAGGCCACGCGGCTTCATAAGGAGACGATGATCCAGGACAGGAAGGATCAGGCGTTTTACGCGGCGTATCAGGCCTTTAAGGCGGGAGTGACCCTGACCGAGGAGCCGGAGACCTGGGAGGGGATCACGATTTCCCAGAGCCCTGCGACGCCGGCGGATTTCTTTGAGGTGTTTGAAGAGATCTGCGAGGGCGGCGAGATGGGGAGCTGA